The Sphingomonas sp. LY54 genome includes a region encoding these proteins:
- a CDS encoding phage holin family protein, with translation MDARVETPQTESSIGDLFHQLVGDGKAYVSAEVNLYKEIARHRAAQAKAGVAALVAGAVLALSGLIAFMVGLVMGLAPLVGPVLGGLIVLAVSGLIAFLLVRFGAARMAALSGTPEEKAALAAGENRP, from the coding sequence TTGGACGCGAGGGTGGAAACCCCGCAGACGGAGAGTTCGATCGGCGACCTGTTCCATCAGCTCGTCGGCGACGGCAAGGCGTATGTCAGCGCGGAGGTCAATCTCTACAAGGAGATAGCACGCCACCGCGCTGCCCAGGCCAAGGCCGGCGTGGCGGCGTTGGTGGCGGGCGCGGTGCTCGCTCTGTCGGGGCTGATCGCCTTCATGGTCGGGCTGGTGATGGGGCTCGCGCCCCTCGTCGGCCCGGTTCTGGGCGGGCTGATCGTGCTCGCAGTGTCCGGGCTCATCGCCTTCCTGCTGGTCCGCTTCGGCGCCGCGCGCATGGCGGCACTGAGCGGAACGCCCGAGGAAAAGGCCGCGCTCGCGGCCGGGGAGAACCGGCCATGA
- a CDS encoding DUF3618 domain-containing protein codes for MKQDSVRLERAQREVVQARQRVQSTLGALQYRLKPGTLAHNAWDGVREKSGAIADDAMTAVKERPGTVSGVVAGIVLFLAREPLWRFASGLFAGRGDEPPGTIHANLDHDPDYDLTAPRVKRSQYEGVSA; via the coding sequence ATGAAGCAGGACAGCGTGAGGCTCGAACGCGCTCAGCGCGAAGTCGTCCAGGCCCGGCAGCGGGTGCAGTCGACGCTCGGCGCGCTGCAGTACCGTCTGAAGCCCGGCACCCTCGCCCATAACGCCTGGGACGGCGTCCGCGAGAAAAGCGGCGCGATTGCCGATGACGCCATGACGGCGGTGAAGGAACGCCCCGGCACCGTGTCCGGCGTCGTTGCCGGCATCGTCCTGTTCCTGGCACGCGAGCCATTGTGGCGCTTCGCCTCGGGCCTGTTCGCCGGCCGCGGCGACGAGCCGCCCGGCACGATCCACGCCAATCTCGACCATGATCCAGACTATGACCTCACCGCTCCGCGGGTGAAGAGGTCCCAATATGAAGGAGTGAGCGCATGA
- the greA gene encoding transcription elongation factor GreA has protein sequence MATVDKMPMLAEGYEKLQTEVRHLKTVERPAIIDAIEEARAHGDLSENAEYHAAKERQGQVEAQIADIDDRLSRAMVIDPKTLSGDKVVFGATVHLLDEHDKPIKYQIVGQTEADAKIGRISYSSPLGRALIGRSVGEDVEVSAPSGDKYYSIEKVEFI, from the coding sequence ATGGCGACGGTAGACAAGATGCCGATGCTGGCCGAAGGCTATGAGAAGCTGCAGACCGAAGTCCGGCACCTGAAAACTGTCGAGCGTCCGGCGATCATCGACGCAATTGAAGAAGCGCGTGCTCACGGCGACCTTTCGGAAAATGCCGAATATCATGCCGCCAAGGAGCGGCAGGGCCAGGTCGAGGCGCAAATCGCCGACATCGACGATCGGCTGAGCCGGGCGATGGTGATCGATCCGAAGACTTTGTCGGGCGACAAGGTCGTGTTCGGCGCCACCGTCCATCTGCTCGACGAGCATGACAAGCCGATCAAGTATCAGATCGTCGGCCAGACCGAGGCCGACGCCAAGATCGGCCGTATCTCTTATTCGTCTCCGCTCGGCCGCGCGCTGATCGGCCGCAGCGTCGGCGAGGACGTCGAGGTCTCGGCGCCGTCGGGCGACAAATATTATTCGATCGAGAAGGTCGAGTTCATCTAA
- a CDS encoding DUF4170 domain-containing protein translates to MSKMHLVFGGRVKDPQGLDFVDLPSVHLVGLFPDYASAVDAWRANAQRTVDDAEMKYVVVHLHRLLEPSLAEVSQG, encoded by the coding sequence ATGAGCAAAATGCATCTGGTATTCGGCGGACGCGTCAAGGATCCGCAAGGCCTGGACTTCGTCGACCTGCCCTCCGTGCACCTGGTCGGCCTGTTCCCCGATTATGCGAGCGCGGTCGACGCCTGGCGCGCCAACGCCCAGCGCACCGTCGACGATGCCGAGATGAAATATGTGGTGGTGCACCTCCACCGCCTGCTCGAGCCGTCGCTGGCCGAAGTCAGCCAGGGCTAA
- the carB gene encoding carbamoyl-phosphate synthase large subunit: protein MPKRTDISSILIIGAGPIVIGQAAEFDYSGTQAAKALKEEGYRIILVNSNPATIMTDPELADATYVEPITPEMVAKIIEKERPDAVLPTMGGQTALNTALALFKDGTLDKYGVKMIGADADAIEMAEDRQKFRDAMDRIGLESPRSAIAHSLDEAIQALETTGLPAVIRPSFTLGGTGGGIAYNRDEFVAIVKGGLEASPTTEVLIEESLLGWKEYEMEVVRDRADNCIIICSIENIDPMGIHTGDSITVAPALTLTDKEYQIMRNASIAVLREIGVETGGSNVQFAVNPKDGRLIVIEMNPRVSRSSALASKATGFPIAKVAAKLAVGYTLDEIDNDITGATPASFEPTIDYIVTKIPRFAFEKFKGSEALLSTAMKSVGEVMAIGRSIHESLQKALRGLETGLIGLDGVKALYGAPRAEIEAALATPTPDRLLVAAQALREGFTVAEIHAIAKYDPWFLERIKEIVDAEEGICANGLPNDAEGLRRLKAMGFSDKRLAELAMKSANIPAGKALIGRHGLIHDTVRALAGATTEDEVRKLRHKLGVRPVFKRIDTCAAEFEAKTPYMYSTYEAPSFGEPEDESQPSDRKKVVILGGGPNRIGQGIEFDYCCCHACYALDEAGYETIMVNCNPETVSTDYDTSDRLYFEPLTAEDVLEILHVEQSRGTLHGVIVQFGGQTPLKLAAALEKEGIPILGTSPDAIDLAEDRERFAGLVNRLGLKQPANGIARSREEAIAVAERIGYPVLTRPSYVLGGRAMEIVDGPAQLDDYIHTAVQVSGDSPVLIDQYLRDAIEVDVDAISDGKDVVIAGVMQHIEEAGVHSGDSACSLPPYSLEPAIIAEIERQARELALALGVVGLMNVQFAVKEGEVYLIEVNPRASRTVPFVAKAIGTPIAKIAARVMAGEALMNFLPIHRDIPHIAVKEAVFPFARFPGVDPVLSPEMKSTGEVMGISNDFATAFLKSQQGGGVHLPDHGTLFVSVKDSDKTSIVSPVRALLGLGFKVLATAGTADYLIGQGLDVERVNKVAQGRPHIVDKIKDGEVDLIFNTTEGWQSHKDSASIRKSALMAKVPYFTTAASSAAVVRAIGALREHELEVRSLQDYYSVSRA from the coding sequence ATGCCCAAGCGTACTGACATCTCCTCGATCCTCATCATCGGCGCCGGCCCGATCGTTATCGGCCAGGCGGCGGAGTTTGATTATTCCGGCACCCAGGCGGCCAAGGCGCTGAAGGAGGAGGGCTACCGGATCATCCTGGTGAACTCCAACCCGGCCACGATCATGACTGATCCCGAGCTGGCCGACGCCACTTATGTCGAGCCGATCACGCCCGAAATGGTCGCCAAGATCATCGAGAAGGAGCGCCCGGACGCGGTGCTGCCGACGATGGGCGGCCAGACCGCGCTCAACACGGCCCTGGCTCTGTTCAAGGACGGCACGCTCGACAAATATGGCGTCAAGATGATCGGCGCCGACGCCGACGCGATCGAGATGGCCGAAGACCGCCAGAAATTCCGCGACGCGATGGACCGGATCGGGCTGGAGAGCCCGCGCTCGGCGATCGCGCACAGCCTGGACGAGGCGATCCAGGCGCTGGAGACGACCGGGCTTCCGGCCGTCATCCGCCCGAGCTTCACGCTCGGCGGCACGGGCGGCGGCATCGCTTACAATCGCGACGAGTTCGTCGCGATCGTGAAGGGCGGCCTCGAAGCCTCGCCGACCACCGAGGTGCTGATCGAGGAGTCGCTGCTCGGCTGGAAGGAATATGAGATGGAGGTTGTCCGCGACCGCGCGGACAATTGCATCATCATCTGCTCGATCGAGAATATCGACCCGATGGGCATCCATACCGGGGATTCGATCACCGTTGCGCCGGCGCTGACGCTGACCGACAAGGAATATCAGATCATGCGCAATGCATCGATCGCGGTGCTCCGGGAAATCGGCGTAGAAACAGGCGGTTCCAACGTTCAGTTCGCAGTCAATCCGAAGGATGGGCGGCTGATCGTGATCGAGATGAACCCGCGCGTGAGCCGTTCCTCGGCGCTCGCGTCCAAGGCGACCGGCTTCCCGATCGCCAAGGTCGCGGCCAAGCTTGCGGTCGGCTACACGCTGGACGAGATTGACAACGACATTACCGGCGCGACGCCGGCCTCGTTCGAGCCGACGATCGATTATATCGTCACCAAGATTCCGCGCTTCGCCTTCGAGAAGTTCAAGGGCTCCGAAGCCCTGCTCTCGACCGCGATGAAATCGGTCGGCGAAGTGATGGCGATCGGCCGCTCGATCCACGAGAGCCTGCAGAAGGCCCTGCGCGGCCTCGAGACCGGCCTGATCGGCCTCGATGGCGTCAAGGCGCTCTACGGCGCCCCGCGCGCCGAGATCGAGGCTGCGCTGGCGACGCCGACGCCGGACCGGCTGCTCGTCGCAGCCCAGGCGCTTCGCGAAGGCTTCACCGTCGCCGAAATCCACGCGATCGCCAAATACGACCCCTGGTTCCTTGAGCGGATCAAGGAGATCGTCGACGCCGAGGAAGGGATCTGCGCCAACGGCCTGCCCAACGACGCAGAGGGCCTGCGCCGCCTGAAGGCGATGGGCTTTTCCGACAAGCGCCTGGCCGAGCTGGCGATGAAATCGGCCAACATCCCGGCCGGCAAGGCGCTTATCGGACGTCATGGCCTCATCCACGACACCGTGCGTGCGCTCGCCGGGGCGACCACCGAGGACGAGGTGCGCAAGCTGCGCCACAAGCTCGGCGTGCGCCCGGTCTTCAAGCGCATCGACACCTGCGCCGCCGAGTTCGAGGCGAAGACGCCCTACATGTACTCGACCTACGAGGCGCCGAGCTTCGGCGAGCCGGAGGACGAAAGCCAGCCGAGCGACCGCAAGAAGGTCGTTATCCTCGGCGGCGGGCCCAACCGCATCGGCCAGGGCATCGAATTCGATTATTGCTGCTGCCACGCTTGCTACGCGCTCGACGAGGCGGGCTACGAGACCATCATGGTCAATTGCAATCCGGAGACGGTCTCGACCGACTATGATACGTCGGACCGGCTCTATTTCGAGCCGCTGACCGCCGAGGACGTGCTCGAGATCCTGCATGTCGAGCAGTCGCGCGGCACGCTTCATGGCGTCATCGTCCAGTTCGGCGGCCAGACGCCGCTCAAGCTGGCCGCGGCGCTCGAGAAGGAAGGGATTCCGATCCTCGGCACGTCGCCCGACGCGATCGACCTCGCCGAGGACCGCGAGCGTTTCGCCGGCCTCGTCAACCGCCTCGGTCTCAAGCAGCCGGCCAATGGCATCGCCCGCAGCCGCGAGGAGGCGATCGCGGTCGCCGAGCGGATCGGCTACCCGGTGCTGACCCGCCCGTCCTACGTGCTTGGTGGACGCGCGATGGAGATCGTCGACGGCCCGGCGCAGCTCGACGACTATATCCACACCGCGGTGCAAGTGTCGGGCGACAGCCCGGTGCTGATCGACCAGTATCTGCGCGACGCGATCGAGGTCGACGTCGACGCCATTTCCGACGGCAAGGACGTCGTCATCGCCGGCGTCATGCAGCATATCGAGGAGGCGGGCGTCCATTCGGGCGACAGCGCCTGCTCGCTGCCGCCCTACAGCCTCGAGCCGGCGATCATCGCCGAGATCGAGCGCCAAGCACGCGAGCTCGCTCTGGCGCTGGGCGTCGTCGGCCTGATGAACGTCCAGTTCGCGGTCAAGGAGGGCGAGGTCTATCTGATCGAGGTCAATCCGCGCGCCAGCCGCACCGTGCCGTTCGTCGCCAAGGCGATCGGCACGCCGATCGCCAAGATCGCCGCACGGGTGATGGCGGGCGAGGCGCTGATGAACTTCCTGCCGATCCACCGCGACATTCCGCACATCGCGGTCAAGGAAGCGGTGTTCCCGTTCGCGCGCTTCCCGGGCGTCGATCCGGTGCTCTCGCCGGAAATGAAGTCGACCGGCGAAGTCATGGGAATCTCTAACGATTTTGCTACGGCCTTCCTGAAATCGCAGCAGGGCGGGGGAGTCCATCTGCCGGACCACGGCACCTTGTTCGTGTCGGTCAAGGACAGCGACAAGACCAGCATCGTCTCGCCGGTGCGCGCTCTGCTCGGCCTCGGCTTCAAGGTGCTCGCCACCGCCGGCACCGCCGATTACCTGATCGGGCAGGGGCTCGACGTCGAGCGGGTCAACAAGGTCGCTCAGGGCCGCCCCCACATCGTCGACAAGATCAAGGACGGCGAGGTCGACCTGATCTTCAACACGACCGAGGGCTGGCAGAGCCACAAGGACTCCGCGTCGATCCGCAAGTCGGCGCTGATGGCGAAGGTGCCCTATTTCACCACGGCCGCGTCCAGCGCCGCTGTGGTGCGGGCGATCGGGGCACTGCGCGAGCACGAGCTTGAAGTTCGCTCCCTTCAGGACTATTATTCCGTCTCCAGAGCGTGA
- a CDS encoding rhomboid family intramembrane serine protease, with the protein MRPPQSWTKARATLAIAVATALAWIVPMLLGREMDAAVWGAFIPARLDGSISAEGLAPVWLTPLTATLVHGNFVHLAFNLLMLLFCGRAAEAILGARGIVILYVVSAYVAAAAMLLSAPGSAALMIGASGAVSGVFGAYALLFSRNRVNVAHPVLARWLNVAWMGAAWIVLQLMFGFVASGTAQPVAVAAHIGGFFAGFALTTPLLLLRYRKA; encoded by the coding sequence TTGCGCCCGCCGCAAAGCTGGACCAAGGCGCGCGCGACGCTCGCCATCGCGGTCGCGACCGCGCTGGCCTGGATCGTGCCGATGCTGCTCGGGCGGGAGATGGACGCGGCCGTGTGGGGCGCCTTCATTCCGGCCCGGCTCGATGGCTCGATCAGCGCCGAGGGGCTGGCGCCGGTCTGGCTGACGCCGCTCACCGCGACCCTCGTCCACGGCAATTTCGTCCATCTCGCCTTCAACCTGCTGATGCTGCTCTTCTGCGGCCGCGCGGCGGAGGCGATCCTGGGCGCGCGCGGGATCGTGATCCTCTACGTGGTCTCGGCCTATGTCGCGGCGGCGGCGATGTTGCTGTCGGCGCCGGGCAGCGCGGCGCTGATGATCGGGGCGAGCGGGGCGGTGTCGGGGGTATTCGGCGCCTATGCCCTGCTGTTCAGCCGCAACCGCGTGAATGTGGCGCATCCGGTGCTGGCGCGTTGGCTCAACGTTGCCTGGATGGGCGCGGCCTGGATCGTGCTGCAGCTGATGTTCGGGTTCGTCGCGAGCGGGACCGCGCAGCCGGTTGCGGTCGCCGCCCATATCGGCGGCTTCTTTGCCGGCTTCGCGCTCACCACGCCCTTGCTGCTGCTCCGCTACCGCAAGGCGTAA
- the eno gene encoding phosphopyruvate hydratase, with protein sequence MTAILDVHARQILDSRGNPTVEVEVLLEDGSMGRAAVPSGASTGAHEAVEKRDGDKSRYLGKGVMQAVEAVRGEIADAITGLDAEDQPEIDALLIELDGTDNKARLGANAILGVSLAIARAAADARALPLYRYVGGVSAQVLPVPMMNIINGGEHADNPIDFQEFMVMPVGADSLEEAVRCGAEIFHTLKKRLSDAGLSTAVGDEGGFAPALASTTDALDFIMKSVEQAGYTPGDDVVLALDCAATEFYKDGAYRMVGEGKTLSSGEMAEYLADLTRRYPILSIEDGMSEDDFEGWKILTDLVGDKVQLVGDDLFVTNPRRLEMGIAQGLANSLLVKVNQIGTLSETLEAVSMAQRAGYTAVMSHRSGETEDTTIADLAVATNCGQIKTGSLARSDRLAKYNQLIRIEEELGSAAKYAGRSIFASKRA encoded by the coding sequence ATGACCGCGATTCTCGACGTCCACGCCCGCCAGATTCTCGACAGCCGGGGCAACCCGACCGTGGAAGTGGAGGTGCTTCTCGAGGACGGTAGCATGGGCCGCGCCGCGGTGCCCTCCGGCGCATCGACCGGTGCCCATGAGGCGGTGGAAAAACGCGACGGGGACAAAAGCCGCTATCTCGGCAAGGGCGTGATGCAGGCGGTCGAGGCCGTGCGCGGCGAGATCGCCGACGCGATCACCGGCCTCGATGCCGAGGACCAGCCCGAGATCGACGCCCTGCTGATCGAGCTCGACGGCACCGACAACAAGGCGCGGCTCGGCGCCAACGCCATCCTCGGCGTCAGCCTGGCCATCGCGCGCGCCGCGGCCGATGCCCGCGCGCTTCCGCTCTACCGCTATGTCGGCGGGGTTTCGGCGCAGGTGCTGCCGGTGCCGATGATGAACATCATCAATGGCGGCGAGCATGCCGACAATCCGATCGATTTCCAGGAATTCATGGTGATGCCGGTCGGCGCAGACAGCCTCGAGGAAGCGGTGCGCTGCGGCGCCGAGATCTTCCATACGCTGAAGAAGCGGCTTTCCGACGCCGGTCTTTCCACCGCGGTGGGCGACGAGGGCGGCTTCGCCCCGGCGCTCGCCTCGACCACCGATGCGCTCGACTTCATTATGAAGTCGGTCGAGCAGGCCGGCTACACGCCCGGTGACGACGTCGTACTCGCGCTCGATTGCGCCGCCACCGAATTCTACAAGGATGGCGCCTACCGCATGGTCGGGGAGGGCAAGACGCTCTCGTCGGGCGAGATGGCCGAATATCTGGCCGATCTCACCCGCCGCTACCCGATCCTGTCGATCGAGGACGGCATGTCCGAGGACGATTTCGAAGGCTGGAAGATCCTGACCGACCTGGTCGGCGACAAGGTCCAGCTGGTCGGCGACGACCTGTTCGTCACCAACCCGCGCCGCCTGGAAATGGGCATCGCGCAGGGGCTGGCCAACTCGCTCTTGGTCAAGGTCAACCAGATCGGCACTTTGTCGGAGACGCTCGAAGCGGTGTCGATGGCGCAGCGCGCCGGTTACACGGCGGTGATGTCGCACCGCTCGGGCGAGACCGAGGACACGACCATCGCCGACCTCGCCGTCGCCACCAATTGCGGGCAAATCAAGACCGGCTCGCTGGCGCGCTCGGACCGGCTCGCCAAATACAACCAGCTGATCCGCATCGAGGAAGAGCTCGGCTCGGCCGCGAAATATGCCGGGCGATCCATCTTCGCTTCGAAAAGGGCTTGA
- a CDS encoding ABC transporter substrate-binding protein translates to MRLITKSGAAFVLAAVALTAPAQAAVDNSDPGRFVQSLAQTGFGVLKGNRASARGQFRSLLSQHFAVETIGDRLIQRWRPTLKPAQYQAYKSAFPSFIVGTYADRLYDYANASIKVVRVQNQGNSSAVLTQVTKPGARPANAVWTVTKSGDGYKVTNLTVNGVNLAVAQRADFDSYVQRNGFDALVAFMKRRG, encoded by the coding sequence ATGCGATTGATCACCAAGTCCGGCGCCGCCTTCGTGCTCGCGGCCGTCGCCCTTACCGCCCCGGCCCAGGCCGCGGTCGACAACAGCGATCCGGGCCGTTTCGTGCAGAGCCTCGCCCAGACCGGCTTCGGCGTCCTGAAGGGCAACCGCGCCTCGGCGCGCGGCCAGTTCCGCTCGCTCCTGTCGCAGCATTTTGCCGTCGAGACGATCGGCGACCGGCTGATCCAGCGCTGGCGTCCGACTTTGAAGCCGGCCCAGTACCAGGCCTACAAGTCCGCTTTCCCGAGCTTCATCGTCGGCACCTATGCCGACCGTCTCTACGATTATGCCAATGCCAGCATCAAGGTCGTCCGGGTCCAGAATCAGGGCAATAGTTCGGCGGTGCTGACGCAGGTTACCAAGCCCGGCGCCCGCCCGGCCAACGCCGTCTGGACAGTCACCAAGAGCGGCGATGGTTACAAGGTAACGAATCTCACCGTAAATGGCGTGAACTTGGCCGTGGCCCAACGCGCCGACTTCGATTCCTACGTTCAGCGCAACGGCTTCGACGCGCTCGTCGCCTTCATGAAAAGGCGCGGCTAA